The Bacteroidota bacterium genome includes the window AAACCTTATACAGCTAACCCGGTTTATAAAGACAGTATGGAAGCTCGAATGCCCGTACCCGGAACCATTTCCCAAGGTGCAGTTCCTAATTCAAGCATTACTATCAACGAGTTGATCTACCCTTATCCAAATACTCCTGAAGGCTATGAAGCAGCTGGATTAAATTTAAAAAATCCATTAGCACAGAATGCAAAGAATTTGGAAGATGGTAAGGTACTTTTTACCAAAATGTGTGTTCATTGCCACGGAGCAAAAGGTGATGGTGCAGGTAGTTTGAAAGTTGCCGGTGAAGTATTTCCAGTCCCTTCTTATACAAGTGATGCGATAAAAAATCTTCCAGAAGGAAAAATGTTCCATACGCTAAATTATGGTAAAGGCTTGATGGGCTCTCATGCTTCACAACTTAATAAAGAAGAACGTTGGAAATGTGTAATGTATGTACAACAACTTCAGCGTGAAGCTTTAGGTGCTGCCGGTGCAACCGCTGCAGTTGATTCTACTAAAACAGCTTCGACTGAGAAAAAATAAGTGTAACAGAAAAAAATATTGGCTTTATGATGAATTATACGGTTACAAAAAACAATAAAATGGTCGCCATAGGTCTTATGGTGCTTGGAATACTGTCAATTGCTTACGGCTTCTCAACAGGAGACACTACTCGCTCATGGGCCAATTTATTAATTGGGAATTTTTATTTTATGGCAATGGCACTGGGAGCAACCTTTTTTCTTGCGGTACAATATGTGGCCGAAGTAGGTTGGTCAGTACAAATTAAAAGAGTTTGGATGGCAATGGGACAATACTTGCCTTTTGCAGGGTTGTTCATGATTTTGATCTTTGCTTTTGGTCATCACGATTTATACTCTTGGACCCATCCTGAAAATTATGATAAAACCTCTGAACACTATGATGCAATATTAGATGGAAAGAGCGGATACTTAAACATGACATTTTACTTTATTCGCTTGGTATTATATGCAGTTATTTGGGCTGGTTTTGCATTTCTTTTGCGCAAAGAATCATTAAAGGAAGACGAAGTTGGCGGATATACGCACTATCATAAAGCTTCTAGACTTTCTGCAATATTTCTTGTTCTTTTTGCAATTACGTCCTCCACATCAGCTTGGGATATATTAATGTCGGTAGATGCGCACTGGTTCAGTACCTTGTTTGGATGGTATACTTTTGCCGGTTTATTTGTTACTACAATGACAGTAACAACAATGATAGTATTGTATTTGAAACGCAAAGGATATTTACCCAATGTGAACGATAATCACATTCATGATTTAGGTAAATTTATGTTTGCTTTCAGTATTTTCTGGACCTATTTATGGTTTTCTCAATTCATGCTTATTTGGTATGCTAACCTTCCTGAAGAAGTGGTTTATTTTATGCAACGTCAAGGTCATTACAAACCATTGTTTTTAGCCAATTTATTCATCAATTTTGCTGTGCCATTTATTGTTTTAATGACACGAGATGCAAAGCGAATGAATGGCTTATTAACCTTTGTAGGATGTGTTATTGTTGCGGGCCATTGGCTCGATGTTTATATGATGGTAATGCCGGGAACTGTTGGAGAACATGGTTCAATAGGAATACAGGAAATTGGAACTCCTTGTTTTTTTGCAGGATTATTCATGTGGGTAGTATTCCATAAGTTAGCAGCAGCTCCGCTAATTCCGAAGAATCACCCAATGATTAAAGAAAGCTACTATCATCATATCTAATACAAACTCAAGGATTTTTTAACCTCACTAAGCGAAAGAAATGGAACATTATTTAATTTATGCAGTCATCCTATTAGGTGTTTGGGCATTTGCCAGATTAATTAAAGTGTTTGAATTAACCGGACAATTAAAGGGAAATGACCGTGAAAATGTAACGCACAACGATAATCGGGTTAATGCAAGCCTGATGATTATTTTTATGGTTGCTTTTTATGCCTTTATTTACTGGCAAATAAAACATTATTCATCTTTATTACTGCCTGAAGCAGCATCAAAGCACGGTGTCGAAATTGACAAACTGTGGGATTTTAATATTTATATTATCTCTTTGGTTTTTATTCTAACCAATACCATCCTCTTTATTTTTGCTTGGAAATATTATTACCGAAAAGGAAATAAAGCAACTTTTTTTGCACACAGTACCAAACTTGAGATGATTTGGACAATAATTCCTGCTATTGTTCTTGCGGTTATTATTTCCTACGGATTAAAAACATGGAATGCGATTACAACAGATGTTGATCCAAAAGAAACTGTTCTAATTGAATTATATGCAAAACAATTTGACTGGACAGCACGTTACGCTGGTAATGACAAAGTGCTTGGTTCAACCAATTATAAATTAATTGGTGATGGGAATGAATTAGCTTTAGATGCTTCAGATGCTGCTAATATGGACGACAAATTAGTGAAGAGCGAATTCCATTTACCGGTAAATAAAGAAGTGTTGTTTAAATTTCGTTCTCGAGATATTATACACAGCGCATATATGCCACATTTCAGAGCACAAATGAACTGTGTTCCGGGTATGGAAACTCAGTTCCATTTCGTTCCAACCATTACAACTGAAGAAATGCGCAAAAAAACCAATAATCCTGAGTTTGATTATGTGTTATTGTGTAACAAAATATGCGGTGCAGGACATTACAACATGCAAATGAAAATTGTTGTTGAAAGTGAAGCTGATTACACAAAATGGTTGGCAGAACAAAAAACATTTGCTGAAACACGCAATGCTGCTGCAGCTGCACCAATTGTTGAACCAATAGCAGCTCCAACCGCTGATACAGCTAAGACAGTACCCGCAGCAGATACAGCTAAAACTGCAACATTAACCAAGGCCACAAAATAACTTTGTATAGAACTAATTATTGAACGATATGGATACACACGCAAACTTACATCACGACGCTCATGCTCACCACGACCATGGTGCGCACGAACATGAACACGAAGAACCAAATTTTTGGGAAAAATATGTTTTTAGTCAAGATCATAAAATGATCTCAAAGCAGTTTTTGGTTACTGCAGTATTTATGGGTGTTATTGCAATGGTAATGTCAATTTGCTTTCGTCTGCAGTTGGCATGGCCCGAACAGCCATTCCCGTTTTTAAATGCAATGTTGGGCGATAAATGGGCACCAGGCGGAGTAATGACGCCAGATATGTACCTTGCATTAGTTACCATTCACGGTACCATTATGGTGTTTTTTGTGTTAACAGGAGGATTGAGCGGTACTTTCAGTAATTTGCTAATTCCTTTGCAAATAGGTGCTAGAGATATGGCATCTGGATTTTTAAATATGCTTTCTTTCTGGTTCTTTTTTGCAGCATCTGTTGTAATGATCTAGTCTCTTTTGTTGAGTCTGGACCGGCTTCTGCAGGATGGACAATTTATCCTCCATTGAGTGCACTTCCTCAAGCTATACCAGGATCAGGCTTAGGAATGACTATGTGGTTAATTAGTATGACCCTATTTGTTGTTGGATCACTTTTGGGAAGTTTGAATTATATTGTTACAGTAATAAATCTGCGTACTAAAGGTATGAAAATGTCAAGAATGCCGCTTACAATCTGGGCATTTTTTATCACAGCAATTTTAGGTGTACTTTCCTTCCCAGTGCTTTTTGCTGCTGTGCTATTGCTTATTTTTGATCGTACTTTTGGAACAAGCTTTTACTTATCAGATATTTTTATCAGTGGACAAGCTTTAGAATCTACAGGAGGTAGCCCAATATTGTTTCAACACCTTTTCTGGTTTCTTGGACACCCCGAAGTATACATTGTATTG containing:
- a CDS encoding cytochrome c oxidase subunit II, which gives rise to MEHYLIYAVILLGVWAFARLIKVFELTGQLKGNDRENVTHNDNRVNASLMIIFMVAFYAFIYWQIKHYSSLLLPEAASKHGVEIDKLWDFNIYIISLVFILTNTILFIFAWKYYYRKGNKATFFAHSTKLEMIWTIIPAIVLAVIISYGLKTWNAITTDVDPKETVLIELYAKQFDWTARYAGNDKVLGSTNYKLIGDGNELALDASDAANMDDKLVKSEFHLPVNKEVLFKFRSRDIIHSAYMPHFRAQMNCVPGMETQFHFVPTITTEEMRKKTNNPEFDYVLLCNKICGAGHYNMQMKIVVESEADYTKWLAEQKTFAETRNAAAAAPIVEPIAAPTADTAKTVPAADTAKTATLTKATK
- a CDS encoding quinol:cytochrome C oxidoreductase, translated to MMNYTVTKNNKMVAIGLMVLGILSIAYGFSTGDTTRSWANLLIGNFYFMAMALGATFFLAVQYVAEVGWSVQIKRVWMAMGQYLPFAGLFMILIFAFGHHDLYSWTHPENYDKTSEHYDAILDGKSGYLNMTFYFIRLVLYAVIWAGFAFLLRKESLKEDEVGGYTHYHKASRLSAIFLVLFAITSSTSAWDILMSVDAHWFSTLFGWYTFAGLFVTTMTVTTMIVLYLKRKGYLPNVNDNHIHDLGKFMFAFSIFWTYLWFSQFMLIWYANLPEEVVYFMQRQGHYKPLFLANLFINFAVPFIVLMTRDAKRMNGLLTFVGCVIVAGHWLDVYMMVMPGTVGEHGSIGIQEIGTPCFFAGLFMWVVFHKLAAAPLIPKNHPMIKESYYHHI
- a CDS encoding c-type cytochrome, with product MNSILKNVKSLALFSAAGVILMLSSCDDANPLSPGLEYMPDMYRSEAYKPYTANPVYKDSMEARMPVPGTISQGAVPNSSITINELIYPYPNTPEGYEAAGLNLKNPLAQNAKNLEDGKVLFTKMCVHCHGAKGDGAGSLKVAGEVFPVPSYTSDAIKNLPEGKMFHTLNYGKGLMGSHASQLNKEERWKCVMYVQQLQREALGAAGATAAVDSTKTASTEKK